Proteins encoded by one window of Salmo trutta chromosome 17, fSalTru1.1, whole genome shotgun sequence:
- the mtss1la gene encoding MTSS I-BAR domain containing 2a isoform X2, with protein sequence MESVEKEYGALGGLFQAIVNDMKSSYPVWEDFSAKATKLHSQLRTTVLATVAFLDAFQKVADMATNSRGGTRDIGSALTRMCMRHRSIETKLRHFTNALMEGLVTPLQDRIEEWKKTANLLDKDHAKEYKRSRQEIKRKSSDTMKLQKKARKGRGNLRPQLDSAMQDVSDLYLLMGETEKQAVRRALLEERGRYCFFINLLKPVVNGEIAMLGEITHLQAIVDDLTVLTEDPHKLPPASEQVIGDLKGSDYSWSYQTPPSSPSSAASRKSSMCSILQMPTVGAHRLSSVSSHDSGFISQDANTHSKPPSPMPSDITSQKSTSSASSEASETCQSVSECNSPTAFGLGSSFGTFRPALSHTGSIRPLSVILPGSPTFNRSPGSKTPSPISKVPSWKDWSKTSTCEPSLATTLQQRRESLDRMREQEVPSSPKGFSGMHPDTHRSRMAQATIAAKHGGEAMSPAASTLAMVLTRGLSIEQQKNSRESLQYSSGYSTQTNTPCCSEDTIPSQGSDYECYSLNGDVDTSREADFDKSSTIPRHSNIAQNYRRMIQTKRPASTAGLPAGVSPPGGMHGVIYGGDGGREGGRDGRYGAITSGTATIRRTPSSKTGVRRTPSTSGPIAIRPPIVPVKTPTVPDSPVYSPGYSPSYSPSLIQHMGSEEYLYGDETPPSALEYMKASPKRLSLPDTTAWSSGGGLDRSVYAQQPPGMTGLSLEEDPQLAANRHSLVEKIGELAASAHALGEGQFPFSSLDPLPADPMGTNSVTQHPQQPPHRPQEGVDMLVSIRRGVRLRKAVSNDRSAPRILQDTAAASRILR encoded by the exons gaggCACCAGGGATATAGGTTCAGCTCTGACCAGGATGTGCATGAGACATCGCAGCATCGAGACTAAACTACGCCACTTCACCAA tgcTCTTATGGAAGGCCTAGTCACTCCTCTCCAGGACAGGATAGAGGAATGGAAAAAGACAGCTAACCTGCTGGACAAAGACCACGCCAAAG AATACAAGCGGTCTCGCCAGGAGATCAAGAGAAAGTCCTCAGACACCATGAAGCTCCAGAAGAAGGCCAGGAAAG gCCGGGGTAACCTGCGTCCCCAGCTGGACAGTGCCATGCAGGACGTCAGCGACCTCTACCTGCTGATGGGGGAGACCGAGAAGCAGGCGGTGCGCCGGGCCCTCCTAGAGGAGAGGGGGCGCTACTGCTTCTTCATCAATCTGCTGAAGCCTGTGGTG AATGGAGAGATAGCCATGCTGGGAGAGATCACTCACCTGCAGGCCATAGTTGATGACCTCACTGTGCTCACTGAAGACCCTCACAAACTGCCCCCGGCTAGTGAGCAG gtgatcGGGGACCTGAAGGGTTCAGACTACAGCTGGTCCTACCagacccctccctcctctcccagcagtgcTGCCTCCAGGAAGAGCAGTATGTGCAGTATCCTCCAGATGCCAACAGTTGGTGCCCATCGTCTCAGTAGTGTCTCCTCCCATGATTCAGGGTTCATCTCTCAGGATGCCAACACCCACTCCAAGCCCCCCTCCCCCATGCCCTCTGACATCACCAGCCAG AAGTCCACCAGCTCAGCCTCCTCTGAGGCATCAGAAACCTGCCAATCTGTCAGTGAATGCAACTCTCCCACCgcg TTTGGCTTGGGCTCATCCTTCGGTACCTTCCGCCCCGCTCTCTCACACACTGGCTCCATCAGGCCTCTCTCTGTCATACTTCCTGGGTCCCCCACATTTAACCGCTCTCCTGGATCCAAAACCCCCTCACCCATCTCAAAGGTTCCTAGCTGGAAG GATTGGTCTAAAACCAGTACCTGCGAGCCCTCATTGGCTACCACTCTGCAGCAAAGGAGAGAGTCATTGGACAGGATGAGGGAGCAGGAGGTTCCTTCCAGTCCTAAAGGGTTCTCTGGGATGCACCCAGACACTCATAGGTCCAGGATGGCCCAAGCTACTATAGCAGCCAAG CACGGCGGTGAGGCCATGTCCCCAGCAGCCAGTACACTAGCCATGGTGCTGACCCGTGGTCTCAGTATAGAGCAGCAGAAGAATAGCAGGgaatctctgcagtactccagtGGCTACAGCACCCAGACCAACACACCCTGCTGCTCAGAGGACACCatcccctcacagg GGTCTGACTATGAGTGCTACTCTCTGAACGGGGACGTTGATACCAGCAGGGAGGCTGACTTCGACAAGTCCTCCACCATCCCCCGCCACAGCAACATCGCCCAGAACTACCGCCGCATGATCCAGACCAAGAGGCCAGCTAGCACCGCCGGGTTGCCCGCCGGAGTGAGTCCTCCTGGTGGTATGCATGGAGTGATTTATGGGGGTGATGGAGGGCGTGAGGGAGGGCGTGACGGGAGGTACGGAGCCATCACCTCTGGAACAGCCACCATCCGCCGGACCCCCTCCTCCAAAACGGGGGTGAGACGCACCCCGTCTACCTCAGGCCCCATCGCCATCCGCCCCCCCATCGTTCCAGTCAAGACCCCCACGGTGCCAGACTCTCCTGTCTACTCCCCCGGTTACTCCCCCAGCTACTCTCCCAGCCTTATCCAGCACATGGGCAGCGAAGAGTACCTGTATGGGGACGAGACTCCACCCAGTGCCCTGGAGTACATGAAGGCCTCCCCCAAGCGGCTGAGCCTGCCTGACACCACCGCCTGGAGCTCCGGAGGGGGGCTGGACCGAAGTGTCTATGCCCAGCAGCCCCCTGGCATGACAGGCCTCAGCCTAGAGGAGGACCCCCAGCTGGCAGCCAACCGCCACAGCCTGGTGGAGAAGATAGGAGAGCTCGCGGCCAGCGCCCACGCCCTGGGCGAGGGTCagttccccttctcctctctggaCCCTCTGCCAGCGGACCCAATGGGTACCAACTCTGTAACCcaacacccacaacaaccaccacacaGGCCCCAGGAGGGCGTGGACATGCTGGTGTCCATACGGAGAGGTGTGAGGCTCCGGAAGGCGGTCTCCAACGACAGATCAGCCCCCAGGATACTGCAGGATACTGCAGCAGCATCCAGGATACTGCGGTAG
- the mtss1la gene encoding MTSS I-BAR domain containing 2a isoform X5, with protein sequence MESVEKEYGALGGLFQAIVNDMKSSYPVWEDFSAKATKLHSQLRTTVLATVAFLDAFQKVADMATNSRGGTRDIGSALTRMCMRHRSIETKLRHFTNALMEGLVTPLQDRIEEWKKTANLLDKDHAKEYKRSRQEIKRKSSDTMKLQKKARKELLGRGNLRPQLDSAMQDVSDLYLLMGETEKQAVRRALLEERGRYCFFINLLKPVVNGEIAMLGEITHLQAIVDDLTVLTEDPHKLPPASEQVIGDLKGSDYSWSYQTPPSSPSSAASRKSSMCSILQMPTVGAHRLSSVSSHDSGFISQDANTHSKPPSPMPSDITSQKSTSSASSEASETCQSVSECNSPTAFGLGSSFGTFRPALSHTGSIRPLSVILPGSPTFNRSPGSKTPSPISKVPSWKHGGEAMSPAASTLAMVLTRGLSIEQQKNSRESLQYSSGYSTQTNTPCCSEDTIPSQGSDYECYSLNGDVDTSREADFDKSSTIPRHSNIAQNYRRMIQTKRPASTAGLPAGVSPPGGMHGVIYGGDGGREGGRDGRYGAITSGTATIRRTPSSKTGVRRTPSTSGPIAIRPPIVPVKTPTVPDSPVYSPGYSPSYSPSLIQHMGSEEYLYGDETPPSALEYMKASPKRLSLPDTTAWSSGGGLDRSVYAQQPPGMTGLSLEEDPQLAANRHSLVEKIGELAASAHALGEGQFPFSSLDPLPADPMGTNSVTQHPQQPPHRPQEGVDMLVSIRRGVRLRKAVSNDRSAPRILQDTAAASRILR encoded by the exons gaggCACCAGGGATATAGGTTCAGCTCTGACCAGGATGTGCATGAGACATCGCAGCATCGAGACTAAACTACGCCACTTCACCAA tgcTCTTATGGAAGGCCTAGTCACTCCTCTCCAGGACAGGATAGAGGAATGGAAAAAGACAGCTAACCTGCTGGACAAAGACCACGCCAAAG AATACAAGCGGTCTCGCCAGGAGATCAAGAGAAAGTCCTCAGACACCATGAAGCTCCAGAAGAAGGCCAGGAAAG AGCTTCTAG gCCGGGGTAACCTGCGTCCCCAGCTGGACAGTGCCATGCAGGACGTCAGCGACCTCTACCTGCTGATGGGGGAGACCGAGAAGCAGGCGGTGCGCCGGGCCCTCCTAGAGGAGAGGGGGCGCTACTGCTTCTTCATCAATCTGCTGAAGCCTGTGGTG AATGGAGAGATAGCCATGCTGGGAGAGATCACTCACCTGCAGGCCATAGTTGATGACCTCACTGTGCTCACTGAAGACCCTCACAAACTGCCCCCGGCTAGTGAGCAG gtgatcGGGGACCTGAAGGGTTCAGACTACAGCTGGTCCTACCagacccctccctcctctcccagcagtgcTGCCTCCAGGAAGAGCAGTATGTGCAGTATCCTCCAGATGCCAACAGTTGGTGCCCATCGTCTCAGTAGTGTCTCCTCCCATGATTCAGGGTTCATCTCTCAGGATGCCAACACCCACTCCAAGCCCCCCTCCCCCATGCCCTCTGACATCACCAGCCAG AAGTCCACCAGCTCAGCCTCCTCTGAGGCATCAGAAACCTGCCAATCTGTCAGTGAATGCAACTCTCCCACCgcg TTTGGCTTGGGCTCATCCTTCGGTACCTTCCGCCCCGCTCTCTCACACACTGGCTCCATCAGGCCTCTCTCTGTCATACTTCCTGGGTCCCCCACATTTAACCGCTCTCCTGGATCCAAAACCCCCTCACCCATCTCAAAGGTTCCTAGCTGGAAG CACGGCGGTGAGGCCATGTCCCCAGCAGCCAGTACACTAGCCATGGTGCTGACCCGTGGTCTCAGTATAGAGCAGCAGAAGAATAGCAGGgaatctctgcagtactccagtGGCTACAGCACCCAGACCAACACACCCTGCTGCTCAGAGGACACCatcccctcacagg GGTCTGACTATGAGTGCTACTCTCTGAACGGGGACGTTGATACCAGCAGGGAGGCTGACTTCGACAAGTCCTCCACCATCCCCCGCCACAGCAACATCGCCCAGAACTACCGCCGCATGATCCAGACCAAGAGGCCAGCTAGCACCGCCGGGTTGCCCGCCGGAGTGAGTCCTCCTGGTGGTATGCATGGAGTGATTTATGGGGGTGATGGAGGGCGTGAGGGAGGGCGTGACGGGAGGTACGGAGCCATCACCTCTGGAACAGCCACCATCCGCCGGACCCCCTCCTCCAAAACGGGGGTGAGACGCACCCCGTCTACCTCAGGCCCCATCGCCATCCGCCCCCCCATCGTTCCAGTCAAGACCCCCACGGTGCCAGACTCTCCTGTCTACTCCCCCGGTTACTCCCCCAGCTACTCTCCCAGCCTTATCCAGCACATGGGCAGCGAAGAGTACCTGTATGGGGACGAGACTCCACCCAGTGCCCTGGAGTACATGAAGGCCTCCCCCAAGCGGCTGAGCCTGCCTGACACCACCGCCTGGAGCTCCGGAGGGGGGCTGGACCGAAGTGTCTATGCCCAGCAGCCCCCTGGCATGACAGGCCTCAGCCTAGAGGAGGACCCCCAGCTGGCAGCCAACCGCCACAGCCTGGTGGAGAAGATAGGAGAGCTCGCGGCCAGCGCCCACGCCCTGGGCGAGGGTCagttccccttctcctctctggaCCCTCTGCCAGCGGACCCAATGGGTACCAACTCTGTAACCcaacacccacaacaaccaccacacaGGCCCCAGGAGGGCGTGGACATGCTGGTGTCCATACGGAGAGGTGTGAGGCTCCGGAAGGCGGTCTCCAACGACAGATCAGCCCCCAGGATACTGCAGGATACTGCAGCAGCATCCAGGATACTGCGGTAG